A stretch of the Agromyces larvae genome encodes the following:
- the rpoC gene encoding DNA-directed RNA polymerase subunit beta' produces the protein MLDATTFDELRIGLATAEDIRKWSYGEVKKPETINYRTLKPEKDGLFGEQIFGPSRDWECACGKYKRVRFKGIVCERCGVEVTKSSVRRERMGHIELAAPVTHIWYFKGVPSRLGYLLDMAPKDLEKVIYFAAYMVIDIDEDGRHADLPGLENELRLEIETIGKQRDARIATLMERKETELAELEADGAKADVRKRAEAAADKEMAGVRKSADEQIAHLERVWEDFRTLKVGDLKPEDSVFQELQDRFGMYFDAYMGAEAIKKRLESFDLAAEADDLHLQIAEGKGQKKIRAIKRLKVVNSFLQTGNSPAAMVLDVVPVIPPELRPMVQLDGGRFATSDLNDLYRRVINRNNRLRRLLDLGAPEIIVNNEKRMLQEAVDALFDNGRRGRPVTGTGNRALKSLSDMLKGKQGRFRQNLLGKRVDYSGRSVIVVGPQLKLHQCGLPKQMALELFKPFVIKRLIDLQHAQNIKAAKRMVERSRPQVWDVLEEIIRERPVLLNRAPTLHRLGIQAFEPQLVEGKAIQLHPLVCAAFNADFDGDQMAVHLPLSVEAQAEARILMLASNNILKPSDGRPVTLPSQDMIIGLHHLTTQKDGANGEGRAFSSIAEAILAFDQNRPGDIKLDLGAKVKIRLDGLHFAEGDEPEGFEQGKPFLFETTLGRAIFNEALPADYPFFNKQAGKSQISQIVNDLAERYPKTEVAATLDRIKDAGFRWATRSGVTVALSDIVELPQKQEIVSKYEKQAAKVQSQFDKGLTTDLERRQELIQIWTKATDEVAKAMQEEFANNADNTINRMVTSGARGNWLQVRNIAGMRGLVNNPKGEIIPRPIISSYREGLSVAEYFIATHGARKGLADTALRTADSGYLTRRLVDVSQDVIIREDDCGTTKGLDLPIAAVDAATGELVRDPNVENSVFARSLAADAVNAAGEVIAEAGSDVGDVLIDKLVAAGVESIKVRSVLTCESAVGVCAACYGRSLATGKLVDLGEAVGIIAAQSIGEPGTQLTMRTFHTGGSASADDITQGLPRVQELFEARTPKGASPIVEAPGRITIDETERQRKVILTPDNGDEPIAYNVLKRSTLLVEDGQHVELGQQLIVGTVDPKEVLRVKGVREVQKHLVDGVQEVYRSQGVPIHDKHIEVIVRQMLRKVTVVDHGDTDLLPGELVDRSRYNEINRAALTEGKRTASARQEVMGITKASLATESWLSAASFQETTRVLTEAAMQGKSDPLVGLKENVIIGKLIPAGTGLAKYRNVTVEATEEARAERYPNRIFADDATFNEGDLSFVDFDAFSNDDFTPGNYS, from the coding sequence TTGCTCGACGCAACGACGTTCGATGAGCTTCGTATCGGCCTGGCCACCGCCGAGGACATCCGCAAGTGGTCCTACGGCGAGGTCAAGAAGCCCGAGACGATCAACTACCGCACGCTGAAGCCCGAAAAGGACGGGCTCTTCGGCGAGCAGATCTTCGGCCCCTCCCGCGACTGGGAGTGCGCCTGCGGCAAGTACAAGCGGGTGCGCTTCAAGGGCATCGTCTGCGAGCGCTGCGGGGTCGAGGTCACCAAGTCGTCCGTGCGCCGTGAGCGCATGGGCCACATCGAGCTCGCCGCCCCGGTGACGCACATCTGGTACTTCAAGGGTGTGCCCAGCCGCCTCGGCTACCTGCTCGACATGGCGCCGAAGGACCTCGAGAAGGTCATCTACTTCGCCGCGTACATGGTCATCGACATCGACGAGGACGGCCGTCACGCCGACCTGCCCGGCCTCGAGAACGAGCTCCGGCTCGAGATCGAGACCATCGGCAAGCAGCGCGACGCGCGCATCGCGACGCTGATGGAGCGCAAGGAGACCGAGCTCGCCGAGCTCGAGGCCGACGGCGCCAAGGCCGACGTGCGCAAGCGCGCCGAGGCCGCCGCCGACAAGGAGATGGCCGGCGTCCGCAAGTCGGCCGACGAGCAGATCGCGCACCTCGAGCGCGTGTGGGAGGACTTCCGCACCCTCAAGGTCGGCGACCTGAAGCCCGAGGACTCGGTCTTCCAGGAGCTGCAGGACCGCTTCGGCATGTACTTCGACGCCTACATGGGCGCCGAGGCCATCAAGAAGCGCCTCGAGAGCTTCGACCTCGCGGCCGAGGCCGACGACCTGCACCTGCAGATCGCCGAGGGCAAGGGCCAGAAGAAGATCCGTGCGATCAAGCGCCTCAAGGTCGTGAACTCGTTCCTGCAGACCGGCAACTCGCCGGCTGCGATGGTGCTCGACGTGGTGCCGGTGATCCCGCCCGAGCTGCGCCCGATGGTGCAGCTCGACGGCGGCCGCTTCGCCACGAGCGACCTGAACGACCTCTACCGTCGCGTGATCAACCGCAACAACCGTCTCCGTCGCCTGCTCGACCTCGGCGCGCCCGAGATCATCGTGAACAACGAGAAGCGCATGCTGCAGGAGGCCGTCGACGCGCTGTTCGACAACGGCCGCCGCGGCCGCCCGGTCACGGGCACCGGCAACCGTGCGCTGAAGTCGCTGAGCGACATGCTGAAGGGCAAGCAGGGCCGGTTCCGTCAGAACCTGCTCGGCAAGCGCGTCGACTACTCCGGCCGTTCGGTCATCGTGGTCGGCCCGCAGCTGAAGCTGCACCAGTGCGGCCTGCCGAAGCAGATGGCGCTCGAGCTGTTCAAGCCGTTCGTCATCAAGCGCCTGATCGACCTGCAGCACGCGCAGAACATCAAGGCCGCCAAGCGCATGGTCGAGCGGAGCCGCCCGCAGGTGTGGGACGTGCTCGAGGAGATCATCCGCGAGCGCCCCGTGCTGCTGAACCGTGCGCCCACGCTGCACCGCCTGGGCATCCAGGCGTTCGAGCCGCAGCTCGTCGAGGGCAAGGCCATCCAGCTCCACCCGCTCGTGTGCGCGGCGTTCAACGCCGACTTCGACGGCGACCAGATGGCGGTGCACCTGCCGCTGTCGGTCGAGGCGCAGGCCGAGGCCCGCATCCTGATGCTGGCGTCGAACAACATCCTGAAGCCGTCGGACGGCCGCCCGGTGACCCTGCCCTCGCAGGACATGATCATCGGTCTGCACCACCTGACCACGCAGAAGGACGGCGCGAACGGCGAAGGCCGTGCGTTCTCGTCGATCGCCGAGGCGATCCTCGCGTTCGACCAGAACCGCCCGGGCGACATCAAGCTCGACCTCGGCGCGAAGGTGAAGATCCGTCTCGACGGGCTGCACTTCGCCGAGGGCGACGAGCCCGAGGGCTTCGAGCAGGGCAAGCCGTTCCTGTTCGAGACCACGCTCGGCCGTGCGATCTTCAACGAGGCGCTCCCCGCCGACTACCCGTTCTTCAACAAGCAGGCCGGCAAGAGCCAGATCTCGCAGATCGTGAACGACCTGGCCGAGCGCTACCCGAAGACCGAGGTCGCCGCGACCCTCGACCGCATCAAGGACGCCGGCTTCCGCTGGGCGACCCGTTCGGGCGTGACCGTCGCGCTCTCCGACATCGTCGAGCTCCCGCAGAAGCAGGAGATCGTGTCGAAGTACGAGAAGCAGGCGGCGAAGGTCCAGTCGCAGTTCGACAAGGGCCTCACGACCGACCTCGAGCGTCGTCAGGAGCTCATCCAGATCTGGACGAAGGCCACCGACGAGGTCGCCAAGGCCATGCAGGAGGAGTTCGCGAACAACGCCGACAACACCATCAACCGGATGGTGACGTCGGGTGCTCGCGGTAACTGGCTGCAGGTGCGCAACATCGCCGGTATGCGAGGCCTGGTGAACAACCCGAAGGGTGAGATCATCCCTCGCCCGATCATCTCGTCGTACCGCGAGGGCCTGAGCGTGGCCGAGTACTTCATCGCCACGCACGGTGCCCGCAAGGGTCTGGCCGACACCGCCCTGCGTACCGCCGACTCGGGCTACCTGACCCGTCGTCTGGTGGACGTCTCGCAGGACGTCATCATCCGTGAGGACGACTGCGGCACGACGAAGGGCCTCGACCTGCCGATCGCGGCGGTCGACGCGGCCACCGGCGAGCTGGTCCGCGACCCGAACGTCGAGAACTCGGTGTTCGCCCGGTCGCTGGCCGCGGACGCGGTGAACGCCGCGGGCGAGGTCATCGCCGAGGCCGGCTCCGACGTCGGCGACGTGCTGATCGACAAGCTGGTCGCGGCCGGCGTCGAGTCGATCAAGGTGCGCTCGGTGCTGACCTGCGAGTCGGCGGTCGGCGTCTGCGCGGCGTGCTACGGCCGTTCGCTGGCCACCGGCAAGCTGGTGGACCTCGGCGAGGCGGTCGGCATCATCGCCGCCCAGTCGATCGGCGAGCCCGGCACGCAGCTCACGATGCGTACCTTCCACACCGGTGGTTCGGCTTCGGCCGATGACATCACGCAGGGTCTTCCCCGCGTGCAGGAGCTCTTCGAGGCCCGCACCCCCAAGGGTGCGTCGCCGATCGTCGAGGCCCCTGGTCGCATCACGATCGACGAGACCGAGCGTCAGCGCAAGGTCATCCTCACGCCCGACAACGGCGACGAGCCGATCGCGTACAACGTGCTCAAGCGTTCGACCCTGCTGGTCGAGGACGGCCAGCACGTCGAGCTCGGTCAGCAGCTCATCGTCGGCACGGTCGACCCGAAGGAGGTCCTCCGGGTCAAGGGCGTGCGCGAGGTGCAGAAGCACCTGGTCGACGGTGTGCAGGAGGTCTACCGCTCGCAGGGCGTGCCGATCCACGACAAGCACATCGAGGTCATCGTCCGTCAGATGCTGCGCAAGGTGACCGTGGTCGACCACGGCGACACCGACCTGCTGCCGGGTGAGCTCGTCGACCGTTCGCGGTACAACGAGATCAACCGGGCCGCGCTCACCGAGGGCAAGCGCACCGCGTCGGCCCGTCAGGAGGTCATGGGTATCACCAAGGCGTCGCTGGCGACCGAGTCGTGGCTGAGCGCCGCCTCCTTCCAGGAGACGACGCGCGTGCTCACCGAGGCGGCGATGCAGGGCAAGAGCGACCCGCTGGTCGGCCTCAAGGAGAACGTGATCATCGGCAAGCTGATCCCGGCCGGCACCGGCCTGGCGAAGTACCGCAACGTCACGGTCGAGGCGACGGAAGAGGCGCGTGCCGAGCGGTACCCGAACCGCATCTTCGCCGACGACGCGACGTTCAACGAGGGCGACCTCAGCTTCGTCGACTTCGACGCGTTCTCGAACGACGACTTCACGCCGGGCAACTACAGCTAG
- a CDS encoding FtsK/SpoIIIE domain-containing protein: MSLRLTIDDRAGGEAAGTWMLDVDEATTVGEVAESLGLPPQALTNDPRPEASLADAGVRSGATVPAAASIRELGAGTLRLEIVGGPFAGDALPVARGAAVHVGSGASASLVIADPALLDLHAAITVSDGAPGADGRPAPLTATIAPAPGADVWVNGERVDGHAVVAPADLVQVGSSVLRLGVAPVSDADLTVDSLGDRGFNRPSRIRAAAVQPVVSLPGDKPDDNDASPMPWLSAIMPIVLGVTMAVLFNRAVMLIMAAASPIMVIGSFLTQRRLAKKKGLKTEQDWIDDVHAAGDRIADLARRQRIESWYRLPDPVVIGDIATRPLARLWERRRTDADALAVRIGVGEIELDARFEGGGKDRAQPRRVGIAPAPIAPDLRKGVLGVAGPADAVRSVARAAVAGYATLRSPRDAELVVICPDDADSAWSWVQWLPHAQPGGPAGGSSLPAAIGNTDDSRRERLRELTVELEQRMRSAGQRGGETPNDIVVVVDGAREYRMLPGMVPLLEHGTAHGIHVIALDNDRSRLPEEARSVVAIDAFDPAVARVETGDDYHPMVLLDGLSVPRCEQIARSLCSIRHNSGVGDDAMLPTAVRYAELLKVDLDDPEPIVRRWQSQPRNTFVVVGATGEGEFAVDISRDGPHALVAGTTGSGKSEFLQALVVSLAMANRPDALNFVLVDYKGGSAFADCERLPHTVGMVTNLDARETERALASLDAELKRREKVLRDLNAKDVDAAWAKDADASARRGLARLMIVIDEFAELKTELPEFIDGLVRIARVGRSLGVNLVLATQRPAGVVTPEMQSNINLRVALRVTDRTDSNDILGSAEAAFISPSTPGRGYVRTGPGAAPVAFQTARVAGIRPGIARAVKVLPRKARLAWDRLGYPARYPAVAAQAQNTDHDDTDLRALVNLVTAATQQLGIPKNPSPWLMPLPTTLPLEKFQDQPIPDGHVVLGLEDVPGEQSQRSLTWGVEDGSHLLFAGGSMSGRTTALRTLLAQIVQQYSPADLHLYVADFGNGALLPLVDAPHTGAVVTQLDADRLPRLMQRLLEDLGRRQAVLSAAGVGHIVEQRLSAPEASRLPYALVVVDGWERMLSTMNPDQLVTFRDQFMRLLREGPAVGVRVLLTGDRAISGDKVSSFIDEQYILPLRDLNDYRAFSIMARDIPLDLPPGRVLFGAAGTEAQLAVLVRDTAGEVQTAAFRRIVEQVRDHFDQFPQLAELPQPFRVDPLPGHFALTAAYDLPLGDSGPADGPVVAVGGDLLSRFTVDWPAEGGLLVTGGRKSGRSSALAAITHQLAWRKVPLLVVATRDSILTEVAAGHGIRVITSATTTPPELEAALEGLGDHVTIVVDDAEVFKNAPIEHALTGVKHQSTFLVAADSESLSGLFGGPVVEAKRSRRALVLRPESSILGTQAVGSPIPKFMLGRGTPGSAVFTTPAGWLPVRVPDIRQ, encoded by the coding sequence ATGAGCCTGAGACTCACCATCGACGATCGCGCCGGCGGCGAGGCCGCCGGCACCTGGATGCTCGACGTCGACGAGGCCACCACCGTCGGCGAGGTCGCCGAGTCCCTCGGCCTGCCGCCGCAGGCGCTCACGAACGACCCGCGCCCCGAGGCCTCGCTCGCCGATGCAGGGGTGCGTTCGGGCGCGACCGTGCCCGCCGCAGCGTCGATCCGCGAACTCGGCGCCGGCACGCTCCGGCTCGAGATCGTCGGAGGCCCGTTCGCGGGGGACGCGCTGCCCGTCGCCCGCGGCGCCGCGGTGCACGTCGGCAGCGGAGCATCCGCATCGCTCGTGATCGCCGACCCGGCCCTGCTCGACCTGCACGCCGCGATCACCGTCTCCGACGGCGCGCCCGGCGCCGACGGTCGCCCCGCCCCGCTGACCGCCACGATCGCGCCGGCGCCCGGCGCCGATGTCTGGGTGAACGGCGAGCGGGTCGACGGGCACGCGGTCGTGGCGCCGGCCGACCTCGTGCAGGTCGGCTCGAGCGTGCTGCGCCTCGGCGTCGCGCCCGTGTCCGACGCCGACCTCACCGTCGACTCGCTCGGCGACCGCGGGTTCAACCGGCCCTCGCGGATCCGCGCCGCGGCGGTGCAGCCGGTGGTCTCGCTGCCCGGCGACAAGCCCGACGACAACGACGCCTCGCCGATGCCCTGGCTGTCGGCGATCATGCCGATCGTGCTCGGCGTCACCATGGCGGTGCTGTTCAACCGCGCCGTCATGCTCATCATGGCCGCGGCCAGTCCGATCATGGTGATCGGGTCGTTCCTCACCCAGCGCCGGCTCGCGAAGAAGAAGGGCCTGAAGACCGAGCAGGACTGGATCGACGACGTCCACGCCGCCGGCGACCGCATCGCCGACCTCGCCCGCCGCCAGCGCATCGAATCCTGGTACCGGCTGCCCGACCCCGTCGTGATCGGCGACATCGCCACCCGGCCGCTCGCCCGGCTCTGGGAGCGACGCCGCACCGACGCCGACGCGCTCGCCGTCCGCATCGGCGTGGGCGAGATCGAGCTCGACGCCCGGTTCGAGGGCGGCGGCAAGGACCGCGCCCAGCCGCGCCGGGTCGGCATCGCGCCCGCGCCGATCGCCCCCGACCTGCGCAAGGGCGTGCTCGGCGTCGCCGGGCCGGCCGACGCGGTGCGCAGCGTCGCTCGCGCCGCGGTCGCCGGGTACGCGACCCTGCGGTCGCCGCGCGACGCCGAACTCGTCGTGATCTGCCCCGACGACGCCGACTCGGCGTGGTCGTGGGTGCAGTGGCTGCCGCACGCCCAGCCCGGCGGGCCGGCCGGGGGATCGTCGCTGCCCGCCGCGATCGGCAACACCGACGACTCGCGACGCGAACGACTGCGCGAACTCACCGTCGAACTCGAGCAGCGTATGCGCAGCGCCGGGCAGCGGGGCGGCGAGACGCCCAACGACATCGTCGTCGTGGTCGACGGCGCCCGTGAATACCGCATGCTGCCCGGCATGGTGCCCCTGCTCGAGCACGGCACGGCGCACGGCATCCACGTCATCGCACTCGACAACGACCGGTCGCGGCTGCCCGAAGAGGCGCGCAGCGTGGTCGCGATCGACGCGTTCGACCCGGCGGTCGCCCGCGTCGAGACCGGCGACGACTACCACCCGATGGTGCTGCTCGACGGGCTGAGCGTGCCGCGCTGCGAGCAGATCGCGCGCAGTCTCTGCTCGATCCGGCACAACAGCGGCGTCGGCGATGACGCGATGCTGCCCACCGCGGTCCGCTACGCCGAACTGCTGAAGGTCGACCTCGACGACCCCGAGCCGATCGTGCGGCGCTGGCAGTCGCAGCCGCGCAACACGTTCGTGGTCGTCGGTGCGACCGGCGAGGGCGAGTTCGCGGTCGACATCTCGCGCGACGGCCCGCACGCGCTGGTCGCCGGCACGACCGGTTCGGGCAAGAGCGAGTTCCTCCAGGCCCTCGTCGTGTCGCTCGCGATGGCGAACCGGCCCGATGCCCTCAACTTCGTGCTCGTCGACTACAAGGGCGGGTCGGCGTTCGCCGACTGCGAGCGCCTGCCGCACACGGTCGGCATGGTCACCAACCTCGACGCCCGCGAGACCGAGCGCGCGCTCGCCTCGCTCGATGCCGAGCTGAAGCGCCGCGAGAAGGTGCTGCGGGACCTGAACGCGAAGGACGTCGATGCGGCGTGGGCCAAGGACGCGGATGCCTCGGCCCGACGCGGGCTCGCGAGGCTGATGATCGTCATCGACGAGTTCGCCGAGCTCAAGACCGAGCTGCCCGAGTTCATCGACGGGCTCGTGCGCATCGCGCGAGTCGGCCGATCGCTCGGGGTGAACCTCGTGCTGGCGACCCAGCGGCCCGCCGGCGTGGTCACCCCCGAGATGCAGTCGAACATCAACCTGCGGGTGGCGCTGCGCGTCACCGATCGAACCGACTCGAACGACATCCTCGGCTCGGCCGAGGCGGCGTTCATCAGCCCGTCGACCCCCGGCCGCGGGTACGTGCGAACGGGCCCGGGCGCCGCCCCGGTCGCCTTCCAGACCGCCCGCGTCGCGGGCATCCGGCCCGGCATCGCGCGCGCGGTGAAGGTGCTGCCGCGCAAGGCCCGGCTCGCCTGGGACCGTCTCGGCTACCCGGCCAGGTACCCCGCCGTCGCCGCGCAGGCGCAGAACACCGACCACGACGACACCGATCTGCGTGCGCTCGTCAACCTGGTGACCGCGGCGACCCAGCAGCTCGGCATCCCCAAGAACCCGTCGCCGTGGCTCATGCCGCTGCCCACGACGCTGCCGCTCGAGAAGTTCCAGGACCAGCCGATCCCCGACGGGCATGTCGTGCTCGGTCTCGAGGACGTGCCGGGGGAGCAGTCCCAGCGCAGCCTCACCTGGGGCGTCGAAGACGGCTCCCACCTGCTGTTCGCGGGCGGTTCGATGTCGGGCCGCACCACGGCGCTGCGCACCCTGCTCGCGCAGATCGTGCAGCAGTACTCGCCCGCCGACCTGCATCTCTACGTCGCCGACTTCGGCAACGGCGCCCTGCTGCCCCTCGTCGACGCGCCGCACACCGGCGCCGTCGTCACCCAGCTCGACGCCGACCGGCTGCCGCGCCTCATGCAGCGGCTCCTCGAGGACCTCGGCCGCCGTCAGGCGGTGCTGTCGGCGGCGGGCGTCGGCCACATCGTCGAACAGCGACTGAGCGCGCCCGAGGCATCCCGACTGCCCTACGCGCTCGTCGTGGTCGACGGCTGGGAGCGCATGCTCTCGACGATGAACCCTGATCAGCTCGTGACGTTCCGCGATCAGTTCATGCGGCTGCTGCGCGAGGGTCCCGCCGTGGGCGTGCGGGTGCTGCTCACCGGCGATCGGGCGATCTCGGGCGACAAGGTGTCGTCGTTCATCGACGAGCAGTACATCCTGCCCTTGCGCGACCTCAACGACTACCGTGCGTTCAGCATCATGGCCCGTGACATCCCGCTCGATCTGCCGCCCGGCCGCGTGCTCTTCGGGGCCGCCGGAACCGAGGCCCAGCTCGCCGTCCTCGTCCGCGACACCGCGGGCGAGGTGCAGACCGCCGCGTTCCGCCGCATCGTCGAGCAGGTGCGCGACCACTTCGACCAGTTCCCGCAGCTGGCCGAACTGCCGCAGCCGTTCCGCGTCGACCCGTTGCCGGGCCACTTCGCGCTGACCGCCGCGTACGACCTGCCGCTCGGCGACTCCGGGCCCGCCGACGGCCCGGTCGTCGCGGTCGGCGGCGACCTGCTCTCCCGGTTCACGGTCGACTGGCCCGCCGAGGGCGGGCTGCTCGTCACCGGCGGTCGGAAGTCGGGTCGGTCGTCGGCGCTCGCGGCGATCACGCACCAGCTGGCCTGGCGCAAGGTGCCCCTGCTCGTGGTCGCCACGCGCGATTCGATCCTCACCGAGGTCGCTGCGGGCCACGGCATCCGGGTGATCACGTCGGCGACCACCACGCCGCCCGAGCTGGAGGCGGCGCTCGAGGGGCTCGGCGACCACGTGACGATCGTCGTCGACGACGCGGAGGTGTTCAAGAATGCGCCCATCGAGCACGCGCTGACGGGCGTGAAGCACCAGTCCACGTTCCTCGTGGCCGCCGACTCCGAGTCGCTGTCGGGGCTGTTCGGCGGGCCGGTCGTCGAGGCAAAGCGGTCGCGCCGCGCGCTCGTGTTGCGTCCCGAGTCCTCGATCCTGGGAACGCAGGCGGTCGGTTCGCCGATCCCGAAGTTCATGCTCGGCCGGGGCACGCCCGGGTCGGCGGTGTTCACGACGCCCGCGGGCTGGCTGCCGGTGCGCGTCCCCGACATCCGCCAGTGA